The genomic interval CCCGGCCAGGGGCAGGGCGGACATGGGCGCCAAGCAGAGCGGCCCGGCCGCCGCTAACGGCCGCACGCGCGCCTACTCGGGCTCGGATCTACCTTCCAGTAGCAGTGGAGGGGCCAATGGGACcgcgggcggcggcgggggcgctCGGGCCGCCGCCGCCGGGAGGTTCCCGACTCAGGTGCCCAGCGCTCACCAGCCCAGCGCCTCAGGCGGCGCCGCGGCGGCCGCGGCGGCCCCAGCAGCCCCGCGCAGCCGCTCCCTCGGCGGGGCCGTGGGGAGCGTGGCGTCGGGGGCCCGCGCGGCGCAGTCCTCCTTCAGCATCCCAAACAGCAGCAGCGGCCCTTACGGCTCGCAGGACTCGGTGCACAGCAGCCCTGAAGACAGCGGCGGCGGCCGGGACCGGCCGGTGGACGGGAGCCCCGGCGGGCCGCGCCTGGTGATCGGCTCCTTACCAGCTCACCTCTCGCCGCACATGTTTGGAGGTAGGGACCCCTCTCCGCGCGCCCGCACTCAGTCCGCCCTCGGCTGCACGTGGGTCGTGGCCGCCGACTATTTTTACCCTTCTCCTTTTCTCGGCGCTGGTCTTCATCCTGGGAAGAAACCCCTGGCACTTAACTCCTGCGGTGCCGCTACCGTGTAGACgcgtggttttgtttttaaacatcgTGAGCACCCTCACCTCAGCGGCTCCCCAATAGAGAAAGTCTGTTTTCCAGAGAGATGACTGGAGCAAATGTTTTACAGCAAACCGACGAAACAGCCCTTGTGGTTGTGGCTTTTAGTACCAGGAAGTCAGGAGGAGACCCGTTGCTAAATGTAGTTCTATCTGGGGACTCAGTGGGGAAC from Rhinopithecus roxellana isolate Shanxi Qingling chromosome 18, ASM756505v1, whole genome shotgun sequence carries:
- the ZNRF2 gene encoding E3 ubiquitin-protein ligase ZNRF2 isoform X2 translates to MGAKQSGPAAANGRTRAYSGSDLPSSSSGGANGTAGGGGGARAAAAGRFPTQVPSAHQPSASGGAAAAAAAPAAPRSRSLGGAVGSVASGARAAQSSFSIPNSSSGPYGSQDSVHSSPEDSGGGRDRPVDGSPGGPRLVIGSLPAHLSPHMFGGFKCPVCSKFVPSDEMDLHLVMCLTKPRITYNEDVLSKDAGECAICLEELQQGDTIARLPCLCIYHKGCIDEWFEVNRSCPEHPSD
- the ZNRF2 gene encoding E3 ubiquitin-protein ligase ZNRF2 isoform X1 translates to MGAKQSGPAAANGRTRAYSGSDLPSSSSGGANGTAGGGGGARAAAAGRFPTQVPSAHQPSASGGAAAAAAAPAAPRSRSLGGAVGSVASGARAAQSSFSIPNSSSGPYGSQDSVHSSPEDSGGGRDRPVDGSPGGPRLVIGSLPAHLSPHMFGGFKCPVCSKFVPSDEMDLHLVMCLTKPRITYNEDVLSKDAGECAICLEELQQGDTIARLPCLCIYHKGFSRLYKMLEKPRGYEDLSLEKQKCRHTQPEI